One genomic window of Micrococcus flavus includes the following:
- a CDS encoding heavy metal translocating P-type ATPase, producing the protein MSTLAVTRPGRPRARFTLSRRWRRPVVAGLLIAVSLVLAPEQLAHGTGHLVAAGLMLAAAVVAGLPIARDAIAALRVKTVGIDLLVATAAIGASLLGNFWEAAAVTFLFALGHGLEDATLSQTRSALADLVSTAPETAVVVDADGTQRTVSAHEVAPGATVLVKAGARVPVDGVVLTGVGAVDEASITGESIPAEKTDGDTVYAGTVATAGLLQVEARGVGVDTTLARIIHRVEAAQEARARTQRFMDRFSRWYTPAIMVLAFATGLITRDVPLALTLLVIGCPGALVISIPVAIVAGIGRGAKDGVLIKGGEFLERSAKVDAVAVDKTGTLTSGTPELTDVVAFEPGAEGEVLRWAARLEAASDHPLAAPVVAAGRDRGLLDGPLATDVDVVLGRGLTGEVDGRVVAVGNAALLRERGVDPAATDRVETVAAELAEAGRTPVAVVVDDIPLGVLAVADTLRPEAAGMIRALHGIGVREVVMLTGDQPGVAQAVARQVGVDDVRAGLLPQDKLEAIEALQAEGRVVAMVGDGVNDAPALATADIGVAMGAAGSGVAIETADIALMGDRLERLPQALNLARRTVRVMRQNIAISLVTVAALLAGVFAGGVTMAVGMLVHEASVLLVIVNAMRLLRRRDQPRSTTSNSSRSAPVATGAGRPPCSAA; encoded by the coding sequence ATGTCCACCCTCGCCGTCACACGTCCGGGCCGCCCTCGTGCCCGGTTCACGTTGTCCCGCCGCTGGCGGCGTCCCGTGGTGGCCGGCCTGCTGATCGCCGTCTCGCTCGTGCTGGCGCCCGAGCAGCTGGCCCACGGGACCGGACACCTCGTGGCGGCGGGCCTGATGCTCGCCGCCGCCGTCGTGGCCGGCCTGCCGATCGCGCGCGACGCGATCGCCGCCCTGCGGGTGAAGACCGTCGGCATCGACCTGCTCGTCGCCACCGCCGCGATCGGCGCGTCCCTGCTCGGCAATTTCTGGGAGGCCGCCGCCGTGACCTTCCTCTTCGCCCTCGGCCACGGCCTCGAGGACGCGACCCTGTCTCAGACTCGTTCGGCGCTCGCGGACCTCGTGTCCACGGCGCCCGAGACCGCCGTCGTCGTGGACGCAGACGGGACGCAGCGCACCGTGTCCGCCCACGAGGTGGCCCCCGGCGCGACCGTCCTCGTCAAGGCCGGCGCCCGGGTGCCCGTGGACGGCGTGGTGCTCACCGGGGTCGGCGCCGTGGACGAGGCATCCATCACGGGCGAGTCCATCCCGGCGGAGAAGACCGACGGCGACACCGTGTACGCGGGCACCGTGGCCACGGCAGGCCTGCTGCAGGTGGAGGCGCGGGGCGTGGGCGTCGACACCACGCTGGCGCGCATCATCCACCGCGTCGAGGCGGCGCAGGAGGCCCGCGCTCGGACCCAACGGTTCATGGACCGCTTCTCCCGCTGGTATACCCCGGCGATCATGGTGCTGGCCTTCGCGACCGGTCTGATCACGCGGGACGTCCCCCTGGCCCTGACCCTGCTGGTCATCGGCTGCCCGGGCGCCCTCGTGATCTCCATCCCGGTCGCGATCGTGGCGGGGATCGGCCGCGGCGCCAAGGACGGCGTGCTCATCAAGGGAGGGGAGTTCCTCGAGCGCTCCGCGAAGGTCGACGCCGTCGCCGTCGACAAGACCGGCACCCTCACCTCGGGCACCCCCGAGCTGACAGACGTCGTCGCGTTCGAGCCCGGGGCCGAGGGCGAGGTGCTGCGCTGGGCCGCACGGCTCGAGGCGGCCTCGGACCACCCGTTGGCCGCGCCGGTCGTCGCGGCGGGCCGGGACCGCGGCCTGCTGGACGGCCCGCTGGCCACCGATGTGGACGTCGTCCTCGGCCGCGGGCTCACCGGAGAGGTGGACGGCCGCGTCGTCGCCGTGGGCAACGCGGCGCTGCTGCGCGAGCGCGGCGTGGATCCGGCCGCGACCGACCGGGTCGAGACCGTCGCGGCCGAGCTCGCGGAGGCGGGCCGGACCCCGGTGGCGGTCGTCGTCGACGACATCCCGCTCGGCGTCCTCGCTGTCGCAGACACCCTCCGGCCCGAGGCCGCGGGCATGATCCGAGCGCTGCACGGGATCGGCGTCCGCGAGGTCGTGATGCTGACCGGCGACCAGCCCGGCGTCGCGCAGGCCGTGGCCCGGCAGGTGGGCGTCGACGACGTGCGGGCGGGCCTGCTGCCCCAGGACAAGCTCGAGGCGATCGAGGCCCTGCAGGCCGAGGGCCGCGTCGTCGCGATGGTCGGTGACGGTGTCAACGACGCCCCGGCCCTGGCGACGGCGGACATCGGCGTGGCCATGGGCGCGGCCGGCTCCGGTGTGGCCATCGAGACCGCGGACATCGCCCTGATGGGCGACCGGCTCGAGCGGCTGCCGCAGGCCCTCAATCTGGCCCGGCGCACGGTGCGGGTGATGCGGCAGAACATCGCGATCTCCCTCGTGACCGTCGCGGCCCTGCTGGCCGGCGTCTTCGCCGGCGGCGTCACGATGGCCGTCGGCATGCTCGTGCACGAGGCGTCCGTGCTGCTGGTCATCGTGAACGCGATGCGCCTGCTGCGGCGCCGCGATCAGCCCAGGTCCACGACCTCGAACTCGAGCAGGTCGGCGCCCGTGGCGACCGGCGCTGGGCGGCCGCCCTGCTCGGCGGCGTGA
- a CDS encoding heavy-metal-associated domain-containing protein, whose translation MTATTHTLLRAEGFSCPSCVRKIEKALDALPGVTGAQVHFETQRIEVDHDPQTTTAQDLVEAVAKVGYTARPSAF comes from the coding sequence ATGACCGCCACCACGCACACCCTGCTCCGCGCCGAGGGCTTCAGCTGCCCCTCGTGCGTCCGGAAGATCGAGAAGGCCCTCGACGCCCTGCCCGGCGTGACCGGCGCGCAGGTCCACTTCGAGACCCAGCGCATCGAGGTCGACCACGACCCGCAGACCACCACTGCCCAGGACCTCGTCGAGGCCGTCGCCAAGGTCGGCTACACCGCCCGGCCGTCGGCCTTCTGA
- a CDS encoding adenine phosphoribosyltransferase — MRLTAPAAALPAPRRAALERAAALFRAVPDFPAPGVVFQDVTPVLADPAALRAVVEEMIAPYAGRFDAVAGLDARGFLLAGFAAALTDTGVLPLRKAGKLPVTAGHVAYELEYGSAALEASPELAVPGLRVLVLDDVLATGGTLAAAHELIAACGAEVAGSAVVLEVAGLDGRDRVPEALALFAA; from the coding sequence GTGCGCCTCACCGCCCCCGCGGCCGCCCTCCCGGCACCCCGGCGTGCGGCCCTCGAGCGCGCCGCGGCCCTGTTCCGTGCCGTGCCCGACTTCCCCGCCCCCGGCGTCGTCTTCCAGGACGTCACGCCCGTCCTCGCCGACCCGGCCGCCCTGCGCGCGGTGGTGGAGGAGATGATCGCCCCGTACGCCGGCCGGTTCGACGCCGTGGCCGGCCTGGACGCCCGCGGCTTCCTCCTGGCCGGCTTCGCGGCCGCGCTGACGGACACGGGCGTGCTCCCCCTGCGGAAGGCGGGCAAGCTCCCGGTGACCGCGGGGCACGTGGCCTACGAGCTGGAGTACGGCAGCGCCGCCCTCGAGGCGTCCCCCGAGCTGGCCGTGCCCGGCCTGCGCGTCCTGGTGCTCGACGACGTCCTCGCCACCGGGGGCACCCTCGCCGCCGCCCACGAGCTGATCGCCGCGTGCGGCGCCGAGGTCGCGGGCTCCGCCGTCGTGCTGGAGGTGGCCGGCCTGGACGGCCGCGACCGCGTGCCGGAGGCCCTGGCGCTGTTCGCCGCCTGA
- a CDS encoding Crp/Fnr family transcriptional regulator → MDLPLAPVDEPEPCAARVPLFTGLDLEQLRRVSALARPLVLEAGDALHLAGDRTDRLCVVHSGRLALTLGSATGRERVVRMVEPGDSVGEHEFLTGEPARHGARAVAATRLCTFSHAEVARLLAEHPGIGGRVMRTLAVRLAEAEQRLAREHQPVTARIAGHLLGLPALRDEADLVVVLTAPKKDVASLLGTTPEAFSRGLRRLADDGLIAMEGPRVALLDPDALEALAAE, encoded by the coding sequence ATGGACCTGCCCCTCGCCCCCGTGGATGAACCAGAGCCGTGCGCGGCCCGGGTCCCGCTGTTCACCGGGCTGGATCTGGAGCAGCTGCGTCGGGTCTCCGCCCTGGCGCGGCCGCTCGTGCTCGAGGCCGGCGATGCCCTGCACCTGGCCGGTGACCGCACGGACCGCCTGTGCGTCGTGCACAGCGGCCGCCTGGCGCTGACGCTCGGCTCAGCGACCGGCCGGGAACGCGTGGTGCGGATGGTCGAGCCCGGGGACTCCGTGGGCGAGCACGAGTTCCTCACGGGCGAGCCGGCCCGGCACGGGGCGCGCGCCGTGGCCGCGACCCGCCTGTGCACCTTCTCCCACGCCGAGGTCGCCCGACTCCTGGCCGAGCATCCGGGCATCGGGGGACGCGTGATGCGGACGCTGGCCGTCCGCCTGGCCGAGGCTGAACAACGGCTGGCCCGGGAGCATCAGCCTGTCACCGCACGGATCGCCGGACATCTGCTCGGCCTGCCGGCCCTCCGGGACGAGGCCGACCTCGTCGTGGTGCTGACCGCGCCGAAGAAGGACGTCGCCTCGCTGCTGGGCACCACCCCCGAGGCGTTCAGCCGCGGGCTGCGCCGCCTCGCCGACGACGGCCTGATCGCCATGGAGGGCCCGCGGGTGGCGCTGCTGGACCCGGATGCGCTGGAGGCCCTCGCCGCGGAATGA
- the pglZ gene encoding BREX-1 system phosphatase PglZ type A produces MSSLGAVLPHLERRFESQRIVFWHDTDGEYAAEFDTLDLGEVTTLRVENNEYAVKNRVLHDDPAAKFLIYRAGGVPVGIGNWLLDLELAYGVFTADRPALVRQDLGLNGPRIDQVVRDQEKFFRAAKRVQILKTLLASDDDADRLRAKMCAVLFGQREHSMLELTRTLLIENARSEASKYEALVEQGLDGFHWAGVAKIYGYEANEPSVDDFVLWMFRQAANGFASEVPGALRNVQLDFASLRNDRRSTDALAILARRASESLSYADSIEDAELIDLAGNDLFEDVEQKVISLLAQAVGERTMNAREVSETIRARQSSIWVDGYRELYTALGAASDLLSELSTARFAIASFDEGLDRYRTQWFRIDQLYRQFHFAARTTEYAGPLEALRFEVEKHYANRYLYELGNSWQQQVDAVQDWRSVTLRPQTRFFTDHVEPIIRKGNRKAVVIISDALRYEIADELRSRIRQEDRFDAELDAMLGVLPSYTQLGMAALLPHKSLAHSHGGDPVLVDGQRSDGTANRNKVLAPVGGFAIRAEEVLSMPRGELRELYGAHQVLYVYHDRIDAIGDKATTERQVFEAANDALRDLVDLIKRLTNANATNILVTADHGFLFQDTALADASYLSTKPQGDDLVVTNRRYVLGRGLKDDPAFRTFEPEQVGLSSDLEVQIPKSIHRLKLPGAGSRFVHGGASLQEVVVPVVTVNKKRKSDTRLVNVEVLPETDKITTGQLVVKLFQSEPVSEKVQPRTLRAGIYVGETLISNQPELIFDQPSDDKRDRYQSARMLLSQDANEFNNRTVEFRLEEQIPNTTQWRVYQRAQYLLKRSFTSDFDF; encoded by the coding sequence ATGAGCTCGCTCGGCGCGGTCCTTCCACATCTGGAGCGACGATTCGAGTCGCAACGGATCGTGTTCTGGCATGACACGGATGGCGAGTACGCCGCCGAGTTCGACACGCTTGACCTCGGCGAGGTCACGACGTTGCGCGTCGAGAACAACGAGTACGCGGTGAAGAACCGTGTGCTGCATGACGATCCGGCGGCCAAGTTCCTCATTTACAGGGCAGGTGGCGTACCCGTCGGCATCGGCAACTGGTTGCTCGACCTTGAGCTGGCCTACGGCGTGTTCACGGCCGACCGTCCGGCGCTCGTGCGACAGGACCTTGGGCTCAATGGCCCCCGAATCGACCAGGTTGTCCGCGACCAGGAGAAGTTCTTCCGGGCCGCCAAGCGAGTGCAGATCCTCAAGACCTTACTCGCGTCCGACGACGACGCGGACAGGTTGCGCGCCAAGATGTGCGCTGTCTTGTTTGGCCAGCGGGAGCACAGCATGCTGGAACTCACTCGCACGCTGCTGATCGAGAACGCACGTAGCGAGGCGAGCAAGTACGAAGCCTTGGTTGAGCAGGGGCTCGATGGGTTCCACTGGGCTGGGGTAGCCAAGATTTACGGCTATGAAGCAAACGAGCCCAGCGTCGATGACTTCGTGTTGTGGATGTTCCGCCAGGCCGCCAACGGGTTCGCATCGGAGGTCCCAGGTGCGCTGCGCAACGTCCAGCTTGACTTCGCGAGCCTGCGCAATGACCGGCGCAGCACCGACGCCCTCGCGATCTTGGCGCGGCGAGCGTCAGAGAGCCTGAGCTACGCGGACAGCATCGAGGACGCCGAACTCATCGACCTTGCTGGCAATGACCTCTTCGAGGATGTGGAACAGAAGGTCATCAGTCTGCTCGCCCAGGCCGTTGGTGAACGGACGATGAACGCGCGGGAGGTCTCAGAGACGATCCGCGCTCGCCAGAGCAGCATCTGGGTGGACGGGTATCGGGAGTTGTACACGGCGCTCGGTGCCGCCTCGGACCTGCTGAGCGAACTCTCAACCGCGCGGTTCGCGATCGCGTCGTTCGACGAGGGCCTGGACCGCTACCGCACGCAGTGGTTCCGCATCGACCAGCTCTATCGACAGTTCCACTTCGCAGCTCGCACTACCGAGTATGCGGGACCGCTGGAAGCTCTCCGCTTCGAGGTGGAGAAGCACTATGCGAACCGGTATCTGTATGAGCTAGGCAACTCTTGGCAGCAGCAGGTCGACGCTGTGCAGGACTGGCGATCCGTGACGCTACGACCGCAGACCAGGTTCTTCACCGATCACGTTGAGCCGATCATCCGCAAGGGCAACCGGAAGGCCGTCGTCATCATCTCCGATGCGCTGCGCTACGAGATCGCCGATGAACTGCGCTCACGCATCCGGCAGGAAGACCGCTTCGACGCGGAACTCGACGCGATGCTGGGTGTGCTGCCGAGCTACACCCAGCTCGGCATGGCGGCCCTGCTTCCACACAAGAGCCTGGCCCACTCCCATGGTGGCGATCCCGTGCTCGTTGACGGCCAGCGTTCCGACGGAACTGCGAACCGCAACAAGGTCTTGGCTCCAGTGGGTGGGTTCGCGATCCGGGCCGAGGAAGTGTTGTCGATGCCACGTGGTGAGCTGCGCGAACTCTACGGTGCACACCAGGTGTTGTACGTCTACCACGACCGGATCGACGCAATCGGCGACAAGGCGACCACCGAGCGGCAGGTGTTCGAGGCTGCCAACGACGCGCTGCGCGATCTGGTGGACCTGATCAAGCGGCTGACCAACGCGAACGCCACGAACATCCTCGTCACCGCCGACCACGGCTTCCTCTTCCAGGACACCGCACTAGCCGACGCCTCGTACCTATCGACCAAGCCGCAGGGCGATGACCTCGTGGTCACCAACCGTCGATACGTGCTCGGGCGGGGCCTCAAGGACGATCCGGCCTTCCGGACGTTTGAGCCCGAACAGGTGGGGCTCAGCAGCGACCTTGAGGTACAGATTCCCAAGTCAATCCACCGCCTCAAGCTCCCAGGAGCTGGCTCACGGTTCGTCCATGGCGGAGCCTCGCTCCAGGAAGTCGTGGTGCCGGTCGTCACGGTCAACAAGAAGCGCAAGAGCGACACCCGGCTCGTCAACGTCGAGGTACTGCCCGAGACAGACAAGATCACCACCGGGCAACTCGTCGTGAAGCTCTTCCAGTCCGAGCCAGTGAGCGAGAAGGTCCAGCCGCGCACCCTGCGCGCGGGCATCTACGTCGGCGAGACCCTGATCTCGAACCAGCCCGAGCTGATCTTCGACCAGCCCTCCGATGACAAGCGTGACCGCTACCAGAGCGCACGGATGCTGCTCAGCCAGGACGCCAACGAGTTCAACAACCGCACGGTCGAGTTCCGACTCGAAGAGCAGATACCCAACACCACACAGTGGCGCGTCTACCAGCGGGCTCAGTACCTGCTCAAGCGCTCGTTCACGTCGGACTTCGATTTCTAG
- the brxL gene encoding BREX system Lon protease-like protein BrxL, translating to MTDTQNHPGDEPDATTSTPQQSDLDYKINLLFGGSVVRKDLVKAVKGNAIVPSYVLEYLLGQYAASDDEATIQAGIDAVRKILADHYVHRNESELVKSTIREKGRHRIIDKVTVTLNDKQDVYQASFANLGLSGVIVEPATVKANPKLLVGGVWCICDIEYFHSDDARVVPWILGSLKPIQMSSFDYEGYLESRLGFNTEEWIDLLIQSIGFNPEMFGRRAKLLQLVRLIPFVERNYNLVELGPKGTGKSHIYSEFSPHGMLISGGEVTVPKLFVNNANGRIGLVGYWDVVAFDEFAGKKKRTDKALVDIMKNYMANKSFSRGVETLGAEASMVFVGNTSHNVPYMLKHSDLFDELPESYHDSAYLDRLHFYIPGWEVDTIRSEMFSAGYGFVVDYIAEVLRSMRNTDYSDRYQQHFTLGSDISTRDRDGIHKTFSGLMKLIYPDGKATPAEIEELLRFAVEGRKRVKDQILRIDSTMAAVNFGYSDKTGTWHGVTTLEQDEYPDYYQARSPRTDDVVSTDEVDATDAEPTATVQPSNAQAPQLFEGHREFQENQRGVSYEALLMPYLRGASDITIFDPYIRLPHQGRNLVDLLALLAASKDPADEITVTLVTKEVRGEYEQQHLLMLKDIQDSAATAGIQFTVTWDDTIHDRSIRTDRGWKLLLGRGLDIFQKGSGSPYDLGSRRQEFRQVFAFGITYINEGDGDS from the coding sequence ATGACGGACACCCAGAACCATCCCGGCGACGAGCCAGACGCCACGACGAGTACACCGCAGCAGAGCGACCTCGACTACAAGATCAACCTGCTGTTCGGCGGCTCGGTCGTGCGCAAGGACCTCGTGAAGGCCGTCAAGGGCAACGCGATCGTTCCCTCCTACGTGCTAGAGTACTTGCTCGGCCAGTACGCCGCGTCCGACGACGAGGCGACGATCCAGGCCGGTATTGATGCGGTGCGGAAGATTCTTGCTGACCACTACGTGCACCGCAACGAGTCCGAACTGGTGAAGTCCACCATCCGCGAGAAGGGCCGCCACCGGATCATCGACAAGGTGACCGTGACCCTGAACGACAAGCAGGACGTGTACCAGGCATCGTTCGCCAACCTGGGCCTCAGCGGCGTGATCGTCGAACCGGCGACCGTGAAGGCGAACCCGAAGCTGCTCGTCGGTGGCGTGTGGTGTATCTGCGACATCGAGTACTTCCACAGCGACGACGCTCGCGTGGTGCCGTGGATTCTAGGAAGCCTGAAGCCGATCCAGATGTCGAGCTTCGACTACGAGGGCTACCTCGAATCACGCCTGGGGTTCAACACGGAAGAGTGGATCGACCTGCTGATCCAATCCATCGGGTTCAACCCCGAGATGTTCGGTCGCCGTGCGAAGCTCCTGCAGCTCGTGCGCCTCATCCCGTTCGTTGAGCGCAACTACAACCTGGTTGAACTCGGGCCGAAGGGTACCGGCAAGTCCCACATCTACTCCGAGTTCTCGCCCCACGGCATGCTGATCTCCGGTGGCGAGGTCACCGTCCCCAAGCTCTTCGTCAACAACGCCAACGGCCGTATCGGCCTGGTTGGCTACTGGGATGTCGTCGCGTTCGACGAGTTCGCAGGCAAGAAGAAGCGCACCGACAAAGCGCTCGTCGACATCATGAAGAACTACATGGCGAACAAGTCGTTCTCGCGCGGCGTCGAGACCCTCGGGGCCGAAGCATCGATGGTGTTCGTGGGCAACACCTCGCACAACGTGCCCTACATGCTCAAGCACTCCGACCTCTTCGACGAACTGCCCGAGTCGTACCACGACTCCGCCTACCTCGACCGGCTCCACTTCTACATCCCCGGCTGGGAGGTAGACACCATCCGCAGTGAGATGTTCTCCGCCGGCTACGGCTTCGTCGTCGACTACATCGCCGAAGTCCTGCGGTCGATGCGCAACACCGACTACTCCGACCGCTACCAGCAGCACTTCACCCTCGGCTCAGACATCTCCACCCGCGACCGCGACGGCATCCACAAGACCTTCTCCGGCCTGATGAAGCTGATCTACCCAGATGGCAAAGCAACCCCAGCCGAGATCGAGGAGCTGCTCCGGTTCGCCGTCGAAGGACGCAAGCGAGTCAAGGACCAAATCCTGCGGATCGACTCCACGATGGCCGCCGTCAACTTCGGCTACAGCGACAAGACCGGCACCTGGCACGGCGTCACCACGCTCGAACAAGACGAGTACCCCGACTACTACCAAGCGCGATCGCCCCGGACCGACGACGTGGTCTCGACCGATGAGGTGGATGCCACCGACGCAGAACCCACAGCGACGGTCCAGCCGTCGAACGCGCAGGCGCCTCAACTATTCGAGGGACATCGAGAGTTCCAGGAGAACCAGCGCGGAGTCTCCTACGAAGCGCTGCTCATGCCGTACCTCCGCGGTGCAAGCGACATCACCATCTTCGACCCCTACATCCGGCTGCCGCACCAAGGGCGCAACCTCGTCGACCTGCTCGCTCTGCTGGCAGCCTCCAAAGACCCCGCCGACGAAATCACCGTCACGCTCGTGACCAAGGAAGTCCGAGGCGAGTACGAGCAACAACACCTCCTCATGCTCAAGGACATCCAAGACAGCGCCGCCACCGCAGGCATCCAGTTCACGGTCACCTGGGACGACACCATCCACGACCGGTCAATCCGCACCGACCGCGGCTGGAAGCTCCTCCTCGGCCGAGGACTCGACATCTTCCAGAAGGGCTCCGGTAGCCCGTACGACCTCGGCTCCCGACGCCAAGAGTTCCGCCAGGTTTTCGCCTTCGGCATCACCTACATCAACGAAGGCGACGGTGACTCATGA
- the def gene encoding peptide deformylase, with product MASIRPITVYGEPVLHRRAAEVEVIDDEIRELIEDMYVTQDAARGVGLAAPQVGVGLRIFTWTFPDTQDAPTVGHVINPILTYLAKPAQGDPDPHEDTEGCLSVPGHGFPLLRSDHVRVTGQRVDGEAIDFEARGWFARIMQHEYDHLNGTLYVNRLEGKWQRRWKRAQRAERLNAPGVTWLPGSDPDPFGHDAEDHEHDHEDDAR from the coding sequence ATGGCCTCCATCCGTCCCATCACCGTCTACGGCGAGCCCGTGCTGCACAGGCGCGCGGCCGAGGTGGAGGTGATCGACGACGAGATCCGCGAGCTGATCGAGGACATGTACGTGACGCAGGACGCCGCCCGTGGCGTCGGGCTGGCCGCGCCGCAGGTGGGCGTGGGCCTGCGGATCTTCACGTGGACCTTCCCCGACACGCAGGACGCCCCGACCGTGGGCCACGTGATCAACCCGATCCTGACCTACCTCGCCAAGCCCGCCCAGGGCGACCCGGACCCCCACGAGGACACCGAGGGATGCCTCTCCGTCCCCGGCCACGGCTTCCCGCTGCTGCGCTCGGACCACGTGCGCGTCACCGGCCAGCGCGTGGACGGCGAGGCGATCGACTTCGAGGCCCGCGGCTGGTTCGCGCGCATCATGCAGCACGAGTACGACCACCTCAACGGCACCCTCTACGTCAACCGGCTCGAGGGCAAGTGGCAGCGGCGCTGGAAGCGCGCGCAGCGGGCCGAGCGTCTGAACGCGCCCGGCGTGACCTGGCTGCCGGGCTCCGACCCGGACCCGTTCGGCCACGACGCCGAGGACCACGAGCACGACCACGAGGACGACGCGCGGTGA
- a CDS encoding IS3 family transposase (programmed frameshift), translating into MPAPYPREFRDDVVRVAQNREPGTRLRQIAQDFGISESYLTNWMRQAEIEAGNKPGTTKAEAEELRTARRRIRLLEQENEVLRRVAAYLSQANLPKMMYPLVKELATDGIPVVVSLRVLKLARQPYYRWLENPLTRTDLDQAYRANALHAAHQNDPEFGYRLLRDEAENAGEPMATRTAWRLCQANRWHSAFGTKRGKNGRRPGPPVHDDRVKRQFTAQGLNQLWLTDITGHPTGEGKLYLCAIKDLYAGRIVGYSMAGRMQASLAVDALHQAVARRGGTSVVAGCVVHSDRGSQFSSNLFQDALTRHGLLGSMGQVGSAGDNAAMESFFALLQKNVLDRRQWATREELRTAIVTWIEKTYHRRRRQDRLGRLTPVECEMIMDPTTAHAA; encoded by the exons ATGCCCGCCCCCTACCCCCGAGAGTTCCGCGATGACGTCGTCCGCGTGGCCCAGAACCGCGAGCCCGGTACTCGGCTGCGCCAGATCGCCCAGGACTTCGGCATCTCCGAGTCTTACTTGACGAACTGGATGCGTCAGGCAGAGATCGAGGCCGGCAACAAACCCGGGACCACGAAGGCCGAAGCTGAAGAACTCCGCACTGCCCGGCGCAGGATCCGTCTGCTGGAGCAGGAGAACGAAGTCCTGCGCCGGGTAGCGGCCTACCTGTCCCAGGCGAACCTGCCG AAAATGATGTACCCGCTCGTGAAAGAGCTCGCCACTGACGGGATCCCCGTCGTGGTGTCCTTGCGGGTGCTCAAGCTCGCCCGCCAGCCTTACTACCGCTGGCTGGAGAACCCTCTCACGCGAACCGATCTCGACCAGGCCTACCGGGCCAACGCCCTGCACGCCGCTCACCAGAACGACCCGGAGTTCGGGTACCGGCTGCTGCGTGACGAGGCCGAGAACGCCGGGGAACCCATGGCCACCCGGACCGCCTGGCGGCTCTGCCAGGCCAACCGGTGGCACTCAGCGTTCGGGACCAAGCGAGGCAAGAACGGGCGCCGGCCCGGCCCGCCCGTGCACGATGACCGTGTCAAGCGCCAGTTCACCGCCCAAGGACTGAACCAGCTCTGGCTGACCGACATCACCGGGCACCCCACGGGCGAGGGCAAGCTCTACCTCTGCGCCATCAAGGACCTCTACGCCGGGCGGATCGTGGGGTACTCCATGGCCGGGCGCATGCAGGCCTCGTTGGCCGTGGACGCCCTTCACCAAGCCGTGGCGCGCCGAGGAGGCACGAGCGTGGTGGCCGGGTGCGTGGTGCACTCCGACCGCGGCTCGCAGTTCAGCTCGAACTTGTTCCAGGACGCCCTCACCCGGCACGGGCTGCTCGGTTCGATGGGACAGGTCGGCTCGGCCGGGGACAATGCGGCCATGGAGTCCTTCTTCGCGCTCCTGCAGAAGAACGTGCTCGATCGACGGCAATGGGCCACACGGGAGGAGTTACGCACGGCGATCGTGACGTGGATCGAGAAGACGTATCACCGGCGGCGCCGACAGGACCGGCTGGGTCGGTTGACCCCGGTCGAGTGCGAGATGATCATGGACCCCACGACCGCACACGCGGCGTGA
- a CDS encoding antibiotic biosynthesis monooxygenase family protein has translation MSVVKINAISVPEGAGPELEKRFAARKHAVDQEPGFEGFQLLRPTAGEDRYFVVTTWASEEDFQRWRDGRMPAAHAAEQGGRPAPVATGADLLEFEVVDLG, from the coding sequence ATGTCCGTCGTGAAGATCAACGCCATCAGCGTCCCCGAGGGCGCCGGCCCGGAGCTCGAGAAGCGGTTCGCCGCCCGCAAGCACGCGGTGGACCAGGAGCCGGGCTTCGAGGGCTTCCAGCTGCTCCGGCCCACGGCGGGCGAGGACCGCTACTTCGTGGTCACGACGTGGGCGTCGGAGGAGGACTTCCAGCGCTGGCGGGACGGGCGCATGCCCGCCGCTCACGCCGCCGAGCAGGGCGGCCGCCCAGCGCCGGTCGCCACGGGCGCCGACCTGCTCGAGTTCGAGGTCGTGGACCTGGGCTGA